Proteins found in one Amycolatopsis aidingensis genomic segment:
- a CDS encoding NUDIX hydrolase, with amino-acid sequence MTPLLIALAALAAVIVLGGLWLLATANRLDRLHVRTDAGWAALDAALARRAVVARAVAASALPEREAARLRAVAERAEDAPRAEREFAENALTRALSGVDRATLPGPLADELTDAESRVVIARRVHNDAVRDTLALRRRRKVRYFKLAGTAARPEYFEIVEPELVAGTGPTESAEPLPAPPASGHTVRADD; translated from the coding sequence ATGACCCCGCTGCTCATCGCGCTGGCCGCGCTGGCAGCGGTGATCGTGCTCGGCGGGCTGTGGCTGCTGGCCACCGCCAACCGGCTGGACCGGCTGCATGTGCGCACCGACGCGGGCTGGGCCGCACTGGACGCCGCGCTGGCCCGCCGCGCCGTGGTGGCAAGGGCGGTGGCCGCGAGCGCGCTGCCGGAGCGGGAGGCCGCGCGGTTGCGGGCCGTGGCCGAGCGGGCCGAGGACGCGCCGCGCGCCGAAAGGGAGTTCGCCGAGAACGCGCTCACCAGGGCGCTGAGCGGGGTGGACCGGGCCACCCTTCCCGGTCCGCTCGCGGACGAGCTCACCGATGCCGAATCCCGCGTGGTGATCGCGCGCCGGGTGCACAACGACGCGGTCCGCGACACCCTGGCGCTGCGGCGCAGGCGCAAGGTGCGCTACTTCAAGCTGGCAGGCACCGCCGCGCGGCCGGAGTACTTCGAGATCGTCGAGCCCGAGTTGGTGGCGGGCACCGGCCCTACGGAGTCTGCTGAGCCGCTGCCAGCCCCTCCGGCATCGGGTCATACCGTGCGTGCCGACGACTGA